Sequence from the Acidimicrobiia bacterium genome:
GGTGACGCTGGGTAACTTCGCCACCCGTCTCCTGCTCAGGAGGGATGTGGGGATCACCCGCCTGCGGGGCCAGGTGTACCCGTGGTGGCGGAGGCATCTGGTCCCCACCTTCCACCCGGCTGCCGCCCTGCGGTCCGGTGAGCGAGTGCTCGACCAGATGCGACAGGATCTCGCCATCGTCGCCGGGCTGTTGCAGGACGAGCCTCCTCCGGGCTCGGAAGGGGACGGCGAGCAGTTGGGGCTGTTCTCATGATCCGCGCCGAATGCGCCACCGAGGCCGACACCCGGGCACTGGGCCGTCGCCTTGCCGGGCTGTTGCGCCCCGGAGACGTCGTACTCCTCGCCGGCGATCTCGGCGCCGGAAAGACCGTGTTCGCCGGGGGACTGGGAGAGGGGCTGGGCGTGGACGATCCGGTGGTGAGTCCCACCTTCGTCCTGGCACGGCGTTACTCGGGGTTGATGCCGATGGTCCACGTCGACATCTATCGGGTCGGCTCCTGGGCCGAGATCGAGGATCTGGATCTGGACACGGAGGCGGGGGACGGCGTCCTGGTGGTCGAGTGGGGGCAGGCCGCCGAGCAGTCGTTCGGCGAGGATCACCTTCTGGTGAGTATCGAGGTCGGGTCCGAGGGGGCCCGCATCGTGGAACTGGTGCCGCACGGAACATGGATCGATCGCCCTCTCCACGAGGTGCTGTCATGAGGATCGTCGCCATCGAGACGGCCACGGCGGCGTCCTCGGTGGCTCTCGGCGATGCTTCCGGCATCGTGGCCGCGGCACGACGGGTCGATCGTCGGGGTCACGTCGGGTTCATGGTGCCGGCACTCGAATTCTGTTTCGAGCAGGCGGGATGGCTGCCCGACGAGATCGATGCCGTCGCCGTCGATGTCGGGCCGGGCCTGTTCTCCGGGATCCGCGCCGGGCTGGCCACCGCCCAGGCGTTGGCGGTGGCTGCCGGCGTCCCCCTGTTCCCGGTGACCTCGCTGGATGCCGTCGCCCTGGAGGCGAGGACCGGTCATCGCCGCATCTGGGCGGTGGTGGACGTTCGCCGCGGCGAGGTGGCGGCCGGCCCCTACCAGCCCGTGCCCGGCGGTGTCCTGCGCGACGGCGTCGCCGAACTGTGCACGCCGGAGGCCTTTCGGGCGATGTTGGAGAGCGACCCGTCCGAGGGGCTGGTCGTCGGCGAGTGGCAGGCACTGCCCGACGGGACCCTGCTCGGCCTGCATGCCATCAAGACCGGCCGGCCACGGCATCCTTCTGCGGCATCGGTCCACGAGATCGCCCGGGGTCTCGCCGCCCGCGGCGAGGCTCCTCACCCCGACGATGTGCGCCCGCTCTACATGCGCGAGCCGGACGTGGCCATCAACTGGTCCGACTACCGGGAGGAGGGGCCATGGCGGTGACCGCCCCGGTGGTACGGCCGATGACCGCCGCCGACGTGGCCGGAGTCACCGAGCTCGAGGCGGCCTCCTTCCCCGACCCGTGGTCGGCGGCTGCGTTCTTCGAGGAGATCGTCCAGCCGAGCAGGCTCTATCTGGTTGTCGAGGACGGGGGCCGGGTCGCCGGCTACGGCGGGATCATGATCATCGAGGAGGACGCCCACGTGATGACGATCGCCGTCGCCCCGGAAGACCGCCGCCGTCGGTTGGGTACCCGGCTGATGCTGGGCATGGTCGAGGTGGCCCTGAAACGCGGCGTGCAGAGCCTGACGCTCGAGGTTCGACCCTCGAACACAGCCGCCCGCACCCTCTACGAGCGTTTCGGGTTCGTCGAGGTGGGCACCCGTCCCGGCTACTACCGGGACGAGGACGCGATCATCATGTGGGTCGTGGACGCCGCCGGCCCCGAGTATCGAGCCCGCATCGACTCCATCCGGGGTTCGGCATGAGCCTCACCATCCTCGGGCTGGAGACCTCTTGTGACGAGACGGCGGCCGCCGTCGTTCGCGACGGCACGGTCCTCTCCAACGTGCTCTCGTCGCAGGTGGACGAGCACGCCCGGTTCGGCGGCGTGGTGCCCGAGGTGGCGGCCAGGGCGCACGTCGAGGCGATCCGATCCCTCACCCACAAGGCGCTGCGGGACGCCGGGGTGCATCAGATGGACCTCGACGCCGTTGCCGCCACCCGCGGTCCGGGCCTCGCCGGGGCGCTCATGGTCGGGTTCTCCTATGGAAAGGCGCTGGCGTGGGCGCTGGGGAAGCCGTTCGTCGGGATAGACCACATGGAGGGGCATCTGTTCGCTCCCCGCCTGGAGCACGACGGGTTCCAGCCACCGGCGGTGGTGCTGTTGGCCTCGGGCGGGCACAGCCAGATCGTCCACATGCGCTCCTGGGGCGAGTACGAGGTGGTGGGGGCCACCATCGACGACGCCGCCGGCGAGGCGTTCGACAAGCTGGCGAGGTTCCTTGGCCTGGGCTACCCCGGCGGCCCCGCCATCGATCGGGAGGCCGAGGGCGGCGATCCGTCATCGGTGTCCTTCCCCAGGGCGATACCAGACCGACCCACCGATTTCTCCTTCTCCGGTCTCAAGACCGCCGTGGTGGAGTTCGTTCGCAGGCGCCACTCCGAGGGGACGCTGCCCCCGATGCCCGACCTCGCCGCCGCCATCCAGGAGGCGATCGTCGACGTGCTCGTCGACAAGACCATGAACGCCGCCGAGCAGACCGGTTCCCCCGCCGTGGGCGGCGGGGGAGGGGTCCTGGCCAACAGAAGGCTGAGGCAGCGACTCTCGGATGAGTGCGGCCGCCGCGGTCTCGACCTGTTCCTGCCGTCACCGGCGCTGTGCACCGACAACGGGGCGATGATCGCCGCCGCTGCCGCCTTCCGCTTGGCAAGGGGAGAAACGACCCCGCATCGCTGCGAAGTGGATCCTTCGCTGCGGTTGGGTGGCTGAAGGGCATCCTTCCCAAGAAACCTGAGTCGATGGCGCTCATCTTCGGGCCGGTCGACTAGCACTCCGCGTTCCCGACTGCTAGCCTTGGCAATCGTAGCCGACGAGTGCCAATGAAGGAGGAGATTCGTCACATGGCAACAGCAACCGCCAAGAAGGTCAAGCTGCAGCCCCTGGGCGACCGCGTCGCGGTCAAGCCCCGGGAGGAGACGGACATGAGGACGCCCAGCGGCCTGGTGATCCCGGATACCGCCAAGGAGAAGCCGCAGCTCGGCGACGTCGTCGCCGTAGG
This genomic interval carries:
- the tsaE gene encoding tRNA (adenosine(37)-N6)-threonylcarbamoyltransferase complex ATPase subunit type 1 TsaE, with product MIRAECATEADTRALGRRLAGLLRPGDVVLLAGDLGAGKTVFAGGLGEGLGVDDPVVSPTFVLARRYSGLMPMVHVDIYRVGSWAEIEDLDLDTEAGDGVLVVEWGQAAEQSFGEDHLLVSIEVGSEGARIVELVPHGTWIDRPLHEVLS
- the tsaB gene encoding tRNA (adenosine(37)-N6)-threonylcarbamoyltransferase complex dimerization subunit type 1 TsaB, whose amino-acid sequence is MRIVAIETATAASSVALGDASGIVAAARRVDRRGHVGFMVPALEFCFEQAGWLPDEIDAVAVDVGPGLFSGIRAGLATAQALAVAAGVPLFPVTSLDAVALEARTGHRRIWAVVDVRRGEVAAGPYQPVPGGVLRDGVAELCTPEAFRAMLESDPSEGLVVGEWQALPDGTLLGLHAIKTGRPRHPSAASVHEIARGLAARGEAPHPDDVRPLYMREPDVAINWSDYREEGPWR
- the rimI gene encoding ribosomal protein S18-alanine N-acetyltransferase, which produces MAVTAPVVRPMTAADVAGVTELEAASFPDPWSAAAFFEEIVQPSRLYLVVEDGGRVAGYGGIMIIEEDAHVMTIAVAPEDRRRRLGTRLMLGMVEVALKRGVQSLTLEVRPSNTAARTLYERFGFVEVGTRPGYYRDEDAIIMWVVDAAGPEYRARIDSIRGSA
- the tsaD gene encoding tRNA (adenosine(37)-N6)-threonylcarbamoyltransferase complex transferase subunit TsaD codes for the protein MSLTILGLETSCDETAAAVVRDGTVLSNVLSSQVDEHARFGGVVPEVAARAHVEAIRSLTHKALRDAGVHQMDLDAVAATRGPGLAGALMVGFSYGKALAWALGKPFVGIDHMEGHLFAPRLEHDGFQPPAVVLLASGGHSQIVHMRSWGEYEVVGATIDDAAGEAFDKLARFLGLGYPGGPAIDREAEGGDPSSVSFPRAIPDRPTDFSFSGLKTAVVEFVRRRHSEGTLPPMPDLAAAIQEAIVDVLVDKTMNAAEQTGSPAVGGGGGVLANRRLRQRLSDECGRRGLDLFLPSPALCTDNGAMIAAAAAFRLARGETTPHRCEVDPSLRLGG
- the groES gene encoding co-chaperone GroES, encoding MATATAKKVKLQPLGDRVAVKPREETDMRTPSGLVIPDTAKEKPQLGDVVAVGPGDYQDGERVPLDIEVGDTVVYSKYGGTEVKFEGTEYLILSSRDVLAVIR